Proteins encoded in a region of the Puntigrus tetrazona isolate hp1 chromosome 12, ASM1883169v1, whole genome shotgun sequence genome:
- the LOC122355068 gene encoding urotensin-2 receptor isoform X2, giving the protein MVNVFLLGATPSEESNQEMTTMSMEPIVGLVEKVSNVTELPVESSTEDMAATFTIGTILSLMCLVGVSGNIYTLVVMCHSMRSAASMYIYIINLALADLLYLLTIPFVVCTHFLKGWYFGDAGCRILISMDFLTMHASIFTLTVMSTERYFAVLKPLDTVKRSKSYRKAIAFLVWTASLILTLPMIISVQLMTESSKPMCQPTLSPLSYKIYISFLFGTSIVAPGVIIGYLYIRLARTYWISQTETFKQTKKLPNQKVLYLIFTIVLLFWACFLPFWIWQLLATVASIRSSTPYSPRTTRSTSARDRGHGRLAATSTDGTAFNARPDVPCPPAASSAQRALSWRILLAPTTAASEG; this is encoded by the exons ATGGTAAATGTCTTTTTGCTTGGAGCAACACCATCTGAGGAATCCAATCAAG AGATGACCACCATGTCAATGGAGCCGATAGTGGGGTTGGTGGAGAAGGTTTCCAACGTCACTGAGCTCCCAGTAGAATCTTCTACCGAAGACATGGCTGCGACCTTCACCATCGGCACCATTCTGTCCCTAATGTGTTTGGTGGGTGTGTCTGGTAATATCTACACATTGGTGGTCATGTGCCACTCCATGCGGTCGGCTGCCTCTATGTACATCTACATCATCAACCTGGCACTAGCTGATCTGCTTTACTTACTCACGATTCCATTTGTGGTGTGCACACATTTCCTGAAGGGCTGGTACTTTGGAGACGCCGGATGTCGGATCCTTATCAGCATGGATTTCCTTACAATGCATGCCAGTATTTTCACCCTGACTGTCATGAGCACAGAACGTTACTTCGCCGTCCTCAAGCCTCTGGATACAGTCAAACGCTCTAAGAGCTACCGAAAAGCAATAGCCTTCTTGGTGTGGACGGCCTCGTTGATTCTCACCTTACCCATGATCATCAGCGTCCAGCTGATGACGGAAAGCTCCAAGCCAATGTGCCAGCCCACCCTGAGCCCTCTCTCATATAAAATCTACATCTCCTTTCTCTTTGGCACCAGCATCGTGGCTCCAGGGGTGATAATCGGGTACCTGTATATACGCCTGGCACGAACCTACTGGATTTCCCAAACTGAGACTTTCAAGCAGACCAAGAAACTCCCAAACCAGAAGGTTCTGTATCTGATCTTCACTATTGTGCTCCTGTTCTGGGCTTGTTTCCTGCCTTTCTGGATCTGGCAGCTTCTAG CAACAGTTGCATCAATCCGTTCCTCTACACCCTACTCACCAAGAACTACAAGGAGTACCTCCGCAAGAGACAGAGGACATGGACGGCTGGCAGCTACCTCAACCGATGGAACCGCTTTCAACGCTCGCCCCGACGTTCCTTGTCCTCCAGCAGCCAGCAGTGCACAGAGAGCTTTGTCCTGGCGCATACTTCTCGCACCAACAACAGCAGCATCTGAG
- the LOC122355068 gene encoding urotensin-2 receptor isoform X1, which translates to MVNVFLLGATPSEESNQEMTTMSMEPIVGLVEKVSNVTELPVESSTEDMAATFTIGTILSLMCLVGVSGNIYTLVVMCHSMRSAASMYIYIINLALADLLYLLTIPFVVCTHFLKGWYFGDAGCRILISMDFLTMHASIFTLTVMSTERYFAVLKPLDTVKRSKSYRKAIAFLVWTASLILTLPMIISVQLMTESSKPMCQPTLSPLSYKIYISFLFGTSIVAPGVIIGYLYIRLARTYWISQTETFKQTKKLPNQKVLYLIFTIVLLFWACFLPFWIWQLLGQFQPKLDLSTKAKRNINYLTTCLTYSNSCINPFLYTLLTKNYKEYLRKRQRTWTAGSYLNRWNRFQRSPRRSLSSSSQQCTESFVLAHTSRTNNSSI; encoded by the exons ATGGTAAATGTCTTTTTGCTTGGAGCAACACCATCTGAGGAATCCAATCAAG AGATGACCACCATGTCAATGGAGCCGATAGTGGGGTTGGTGGAGAAGGTTTCCAACGTCACTGAGCTCCCAGTAGAATCTTCTACCGAAGACATGGCTGCGACCTTCACCATCGGCACCATTCTGTCCCTAATGTGTTTGGTGGGTGTGTCTGGTAATATCTACACATTGGTGGTCATGTGCCACTCCATGCGGTCGGCTGCCTCTATGTACATCTACATCATCAACCTGGCACTAGCTGATCTGCTTTACTTACTCACGATTCCATTTGTGGTGTGCACACATTTCCTGAAGGGCTGGTACTTTGGAGACGCCGGATGTCGGATCCTTATCAGCATGGATTTCCTTACAATGCATGCCAGTATTTTCACCCTGACTGTCATGAGCACAGAACGTTACTTCGCCGTCCTCAAGCCTCTGGATACAGTCAAACGCTCTAAGAGCTACCGAAAAGCAATAGCCTTCTTGGTGTGGACGGCCTCGTTGATTCTCACCTTACCCATGATCATCAGCGTCCAGCTGATGACGGAAAGCTCCAAGCCAATGTGCCAGCCCACCCTGAGCCCTCTCTCATATAAAATCTACATCTCCTTTCTCTTTGGCACCAGCATCGTGGCTCCAGGGGTGATAATCGGGTACCTGTATATACGCCTGGCACGAACCTACTGGATTTCCCAAACTGAGACTTTCAAGCAGACCAAGAAACTCCCAAACCAGAAGGTTCTGTATCTGATCTTCACTATTGTGCTCCTGTTCTGGGCTTGTTTCCTGCCTTTCTGGATCTGGCAGCTTCTAGGTCAGTTTCAGCCCAAGCTGGATCTCTCCACCAAGGCCAAACGTAACATTAACTATCTGACCACCTGTCTGACCTACAGCAACAGTTGCATCAATCCGTTCCTCTACACCCTACTCACCAAGAACTACAAGGAGTACCTCCGCAAGAGACAGAGGACATGGACGGCTGGCAGCTACCTCAACCGATGGAACCGCTTTCAACGCTCGCCCCGACGTTCCTTGTCCTCCAGCAGCCAGCAGTGCACAGAGAGCTTTGTCCTGGCGCATACTTCTCGCACCAACAACAGCAGCATCTGA